Proteins from a single region of Sphingomonas sp.:
- a CDS encoding L,D-transpeptidase family protein — MSSDAKTSHAWRKGGLLAVAAIVIGAPVFAQQVTPAPQTAPMVQAVPAPAPLPVLTAAQAAQLAPLLADAGFAQGLRHDGTRPPAPTDNDALVRAALDYARAVHSGRLATEDFQQDWGLRPAAYDPLPGFADAVNRDRLDKWLRALPPPYSGYDALQAGLANYRKIEAAGGWAKQVVGPDLAMGASGARVAALRTRLAVEDSQLSAGGDKFDAALKEAVIRAQRRYGLNPTGVVSSGTLAALNVPAGDRVRQIMANMERWRWLPAELPAKRIQVNIAAAVLTVFEGDAPIASMKAVTGRPGNETPMLQSRIHSIVLNPPWNVPAGIAQKELWPKGEAALKAQGYKIIGTGANRRLQQQPGPRSALGRYKFDFDNPYAVYLHDTPAQAGFARFVRQDSHGCVRLEKPGPLAQLLLRNDPQWQPDAINAELSTGKTLRVQLQPQDQVAVYLLYWTAFANSNGTMNFRADPYGWDKTLAAKVEKRSAITAAAVSAR; from the coding sequence GTGAGCAGCGACGCGAAAACGAGCCACGCCTGGCGCAAGGGCGGCCTTCTGGCGGTGGCGGCAATCGTCATCGGCGCCCCCGTATTCGCGCAACAGGTGACGCCCGCGCCGCAGACCGCGCCGATGGTGCAGGCGGTGCCCGCGCCCGCCCCCCTGCCGGTGCTGACCGCAGCCCAGGCCGCGCAGCTCGCGCCGTTGCTCGCCGATGCTGGCTTCGCGCAGGGCCTGCGCCACGATGGCACTCGCCCGCCCGCGCCCACCGATAACGACGCGCTGGTCCGGGCCGCGCTCGATTATGCCCGGGCGGTCCATTCCGGCCGGCTCGCCACTGAGGATTTCCAGCAGGATTGGGGCCTGCGCCCGGCCGCCTATGATCCCCTGCCCGGCTTTGCCGACGCGGTGAACCGCGACCGCCTCGACAAGTGGCTGCGCGCGCTGCCGCCACCTTATTCCGGCTATGACGCGCTGCAGGCCGGCCTGGCCAATTATCGCAAGATCGAAGCCGCGGGCGGCTGGGCCAAGCAGGTTGTCGGCCCCGACCTCGCCATGGGCGCAAGCGGCGCCCGCGTCGCGGCGCTGCGCACGCGCCTCGCCGTTGAAGACTCGCAGCTTTCCGCCGGCGGCGACAAGTTCGACGCCGCCCTCAAGGAAGCCGTGATCCGCGCACAGCGGCGCTATGGCCTCAACCCCACCGGTGTCGTCTCCAGCGGCACCCTCGCCGCATTGAATGTCCCCGCCGGCGACCGTGTCCGCCAGATCATGGCCAATATGGAGCGCTGGCGCTGGCTGCCTGCGGAGCTTCCCGCCAAGCGCATACAGGTCAACATCGCCGCCGCGGTGCTGACCGTGTTCGAGGGCGACGCCCCGATCGCCTCGATGAAGGCGGTGACCGGCCGCCCCGGCAACGAGACCCCGATGCTGCAGTCGCGCATCCATTCGATCGTGCTCAATCCGCCGTGGAACGTGCCTGCCGGCATCGCCCAGAAGGAGCTGTGGCCAAAGGGCGAGGCCGCGCTCAAGGCGCAGGGCTACAAGATCATCGGCACCGGCGCGAACCGCCGCCTGCAGCAGCAGCCCGGCCCGCGCAGCGCGCTCGGCCGCTACAAGTTCGATTTCGACAACCCCTATGCCGTGTATCTCCACGACACGCCGGCCCAGGCCGGTTTCGCCCGGTTCGTGCGGCAGGACAGCCATGGCTGCGTGCGGCTTGAGAAACCCGGGCCGCTCGCGCAGCTGCTGCTCCGCAACGATCCGCAGTGGCAGCCCGATGCGATCAATGCCGAGCTCAGCACGGGCAAGACGCTCCGCGTCCAGCTACAGCCGCAGGATCAGGTCGCGGTCTATCTGCTGTACTGGACCGCATTCGCCAATTCGAACGGCACGATGAACTTCCGCGCGGATCCCTATGGCTGGGACAAGACGCTCGCGGCAAAGGTTGAGAAACGTTCCGCGATTACCGCCGCCGCGGTGTCCGCACGCTGA
- a CDS encoding CinA family protein → MSETLSPVLPDSVDAAARIVLERACRRKLRLATAESCTGGLLASLLTDVEGAAHAFERGFVVYSNEAKAAMLGIDPQLIESAGPVSEAVARAMAEGALRKSMAQVAVSVTGFAGQGAPEDEPGLVHFACASERGATRHRERHFGDIGRGPVRIECMREALEMLDEAL, encoded by the coding sequence ATGAGCGAAACGCTATCGCCCGTACTGCCCGATTCCGTCGATGCGGCGGCGCGCATCGTGCTTGAGCGCGCCTGCCGCCGCAAGTTGCGTCTCGCCACCGCCGAAAGCTGCACCGGCGGGCTGCTCGCCTCGCTGCTCACCGATGTCGAGGGCGCGGCGCACGCGTTCGAGCGCGGGTTTGTCGTCTATTCCAACGAGGCCAAGGCGGCGATGCTGGGAATCGATCCACAACTGATCGAAAGCGCCGGGCCGGTCAGCGAGGCGGTGGCGCGGGCGATGGCCGAGGGTGCGCTGCGCAAGAGCATGGCGCAAGTCGCGGTATCGGTGACGGGCTTTGCCGGGCAGGGGGCGCCGGAGGATGAGCCGGGGTTGGTCCATTTCGCCTGTGCCAGCGAACGGGGTGCGACCCGGCACCGCGAGAGACATTTCGGCGATATCGGGCGCGGTCCGGTGCGCATCGAATGCATGCGCGAGGCGCTGGAAATGCTGGACGAGGCGCTGTGA
- a CDS encoding cation:proton antiporter, which translates to MVSGLASEAWRALGDILSPHGPAVNAVKSYSPGDYSVHFFLQLAVIILTCRVVGWLGQKLLGQPQVVGEMIAGVVLGPSLLGLFFPDLQLAIFPKETRNVLYVGAQLGVGLYMFMVGLTLRLDHFQSKAKSAAAVSAAGITAPFLLAALITPFLLTVPGLFTPGISQSNATLFMGACIALTAFPMLARIINERGLANSSLGTLSLTAGAFDDAASWCVLAIVLATFGAGPGVAVIAIGGAVLYAGFMILVGRKWLAPLGRMVEEKGEMSTQMLAVTMMLFCASAFVMDAIGIHAIFGGFLMGACMPRGLFVEELKKKVEPLAVVLLLPMFFTYSGLNTRMDMVNSVSLLAIALGVLAASVLAKFGACWAAARLSGEDNRTALGIGALMNSRGLMELIIINIGLQKGIIGPTLFSMLVLMAIVTTVMATPVFEIVYGKKARETGELGAVPDSDGRVVAQPA; encoded by the coding sequence ATGGTATCGGGGTTGGCGAGTGAGGCGTGGCGGGCGCTGGGGGATATACTATCGCCGCACGGACCGGCGGTAAACGCGGTCAAGAGCTATTCGCCGGGCGATTACAGCGTGCATTTCTTCCTGCAACTGGCGGTAATCATCCTGACCTGCCGTGTTGTCGGGTGGTTGGGGCAGAAGCTGCTCGGCCAGCCCCAGGTGGTGGGCGAGATGATCGCCGGCGTGGTACTCGGGCCATCGCTGCTCGGGTTGTTCTTCCCCGATCTCCAGCTGGCGATCTTTCCCAAGGAAACGCGCAACGTGCTGTATGTCGGTGCGCAGCTTGGCGTGGGACTCTACATGTTCATGGTCGGGCTGACGCTCAGGCTCGATCACTTCCAGTCCAAGGCCAAAAGTGCCGCGGCGGTGTCGGCGGCCGGGATCACGGCGCCGTTCCTGCTCGCCGCGCTGATCACGCCCTTCCTGCTGACCGTGCCGGGGCTGTTCACGCCGGGGATCAGCCAGAGCAACGCGACCCTGTTCATGGGCGCGTGCATCGCGCTGACCGCGTTTCCGATGCTGGCGCGGATCATCAACGAGCGCGGGCTCGCCAATTCCTCGCTCGGCACGCTGTCGCTGACCGCGGGCGCGTTCGATGACGCCGCTTCATGGTGCGTGCTGGCGATCGTGCTGGCGACTTTCGGTGCAGGGCCGGGCGTGGCGGTCATCGCGATCGGCGGTGCGGTGCTCTATGCCGGTTTCATGATCCTGGTCGGGCGCAAATGGCTCGCGCCGCTTGGCCGCATGGTCGAAGAGAAGGGCGAGATGAGCACGCAGATGCTCGCCGTGACGATGATGCTGTTCTGCGCCTCGGCCTTCGTCATGGACGCGATCGGCATCCACGCCATCTTCGGCGGCTTCCTGATGGGCGCATGCATGCCGCGCGGGCTGTTCGTCGAGGAACTGAAGAAAAAGGTCGAGCCGCTCGCGGTGGTGCTGCTGCTGCCGATGTTCTTCACCTATTCGGGGCTCAACACCCGGATGGACATGGTCAATTCGGTGTCGCTGCTGGCGATTGCGCTGGGTGTGCTTGCCGCCTCGGTGCTCGCCAAGTTCGGCGCCTGCTGGGCGGCGGCGCGGCTTTCGGGTGAGGACAATCGCACCGCGCTGGGCATTGGCGCGCTGATGAATTCGCGCGGGCTGATGGAGCTGATCATCATCAATATCGGCCTGCAAAAGGGCATTATCGGCCCGACGCTGTTCTCGATGCTGGTGCTGATGGCGATCGTCACCACGGTGATGGCGACCCCGGTGTTCGAGATCGTCTATGGCAAGAAAGCGCGCGAGACCGGCGAACTGGGCGCCGTGCCGGATTCGGATGGCCGCGTGGTTGCGCAGCCGGCCTGA
- a CDS encoding tryptophan halogenase family protein, with amino-acid sequence MRKRSILIVGGGTAGWLAAAYLARFLELSDHGRLEITLLESPEIGTVGVGEGTFPTIRETLKFLGIDESRFIRETSATFKQGIRFTDWVRTPRSGEHSHFFHPFEAPFHADGANLVSYWLLQDEKSRPPFAEAVTIQNRVADARRAPKRPHEGDFDGPLNYAYHFDAASLAQVLAERARELGVRHLQGTVSHVGLDDGGAIAEVVSVEHGALNADLYIDCTGFRAELIGRALRSPFKSVRDHLFANAAITCKLPYAQPDAPLESFTIATAHEAGWTWDIGLAGARGIGCVYSDDHISADRAEEILRSYVGPSATDYQTRHIPFEAGYREKQWVRNCVAVGLSGGFVEPLESTGVLLIEAAIGMIAELFPHNGPIDAPARRFNQLIAARYDNIVNFLKLHYCLSQRSEPFWRENADPASIPERLRELLEEWRYRPPSRYDFTLDVESFAFFNYQYILYGMEFRTDLSAGREDFPNVAGAEKLFQRIRNFGERATQDLPAHRALIAQINAAA; translated from the coding sequence ATGCGCAAACGCAGCATCCTGATCGTCGGCGGCGGCACGGCCGGCTGGCTCGCCGCCGCCTATCTCGCCCGCTTCCTCGAGCTGTCCGATCACGGGCGGCTCGAGATCACCCTGCTCGAATCCCCCGAGATTGGCACTGTCGGCGTCGGCGAAGGCACCTTTCCGACCATCCGCGAAACGCTCAAGTTCCTCGGCATCGACGAGAGCCGCTTCATCCGCGAGACCTCCGCGACCTTCAAGCAGGGCATCCGCTTCACCGATTGGGTGCGCACGCCCAGATCTGGCGAGCACAGCCACTTCTTCCATCCGTTCGAAGCACCCTTCCACGCCGATGGCGCCAATCTCGTCTCCTATTGGCTGCTTCAGGACGAGAAGAGCCGGCCCCCGTTCGCCGAGGCGGTGACGATCCAGAACCGCGTCGCCGACGCGCGCCGCGCCCCCAAGCGCCCGCACGAAGGCGATTTCGACGGCCCGCTCAACTACGCCTATCATTTCGACGCGGCGAGCCTCGCCCAGGTCCTCGCCGAGCGCGCCCGCGAGCTGGGCGTGCGCCACCTTCAGGGCACGGTCAGCCATGTCGGCCTCGACGACGGCGGGGCGATCGCCGAGGTGGTGTCCGTCGAACATGGCGCCCTCAACGCCGATCTCTACATCGATTGCACCGGTTTCCGCGCCGAGCTGATCGGCCGCGCGCTACGGTCGCCGTTCAAATCGGTGCGCGACCATCTCTTCGCCAACGCCGCGATCACCTGCAAGCTACCTTATGCGCAGCCCGACGCACCGCTGGAGAGCTTCACCATCGCCACCGCCCACGAGGCCGGCTGGACCTGGGATATCGGCCTCGCTGGCGCGCGCGGCATCGGCTGCGTCTATTCGGATGACCATATCTCCGCCGATCGCGCCGAGGAGATATTGCGAAGCTATGTCGGCCCGAGCGCGACGGACTATCAGACCCGGCACATCCCCTTCGAGGCTGGCTATCGCGAGAAGCAATGGGTCAGGAACTGCGTCGCGGTGGGCCTTTCGGGCGGCTTCGTCGAGCCGCTCGAATCCACCGGCGTGCTGCTGATTGAGGCGGCGATCGGCATGATCGCCGAGCTGTTCCCGCATAACGGACCGATCGACGCCCCCGCCCGCCGCTTTAACCAGCTGATCGCCGCGCGCTACGACAACATCGTCAATTTCCTCAAGCTGCATTATTGCCTCAGCCAGCGCAGCGAGCCGTTCTGGCGCGAGAATGCCGATCCGGCCTCGATCCCCGAACGGCTGCGCGAGTTGCTCGAGGAATGGCGTTATCGCCCGCCGAGCCGCTACGATTTCACGCTCGACGTCGAGAGCTTCGCCTTCTTCAACTATCAGTATATCCTCTATGGCATGGAATTCCGCACCGATCTCTCGGCCGGGCGCGAGGACTTCCCCAATGTCGCCGGCGCCGAGAAGCTGTTCCAGCGCATCCGCAATTTCGGCGAACGCGCGACGCAGGACCTGCCCGCGCACAGGGCGCTGATCGCCCAGATCAACGCCGCAGCTTAG
- a CDS encoding NAD(+) synthase, translating to MTHPFYSLHRQGMIRAGVCTPIATAGDPAANAEATIALVRQGDAEGADLLVFPELNVTSYAIDDLHLQGAILDATEAGVAAIVAASTDLKPVLLVGAALRRNGRIYNCALAIARGRILGVVPKTYLPNYREYYEKRWFASGAGLAGLEITVAGQTAPFGADLIFAAGDLDDFVFHIEICEDYWAPLPPSTQGALAGALVLCNLSASNIVIGKSRERRMLCAAQSARAVAAYVYSASGPGESTTDLAWDGEGLIYELGELLAASDRFDLVTEIEYADLDLERLRLERARMGTFNDCAAANGHPETRFRRIRFDHQPDFADRGLIRALRRFPFVPNTPEKLEADCYEAFNIQVEGLRKRIVSTGTKHIVIGVSGGLDSTHALIVAARAMDRLGRPRTDILGYTMPGFATGDATRSNAWKLMDALGVTGAEIDITPAARQMLADMGHPFARGEKVYDVTFENVQAGLRTDYLFRLANQHEGFVLGTGDLSELALGWCTYGVGDHMSHYGVNAGVPKTLIQYLIRWTLATGQFTGQAADTIRAILDTEISPELVPADADGKMQSTQDRIGPYELHDFFLHYTIRHGLRPSKIAFLAWHAWQDAQAGQWPLGFPEDGRHAYDLATIAKWLETFLFRFFQTSQFKRSALPNGPKVSPGGAVSPRGDWRAPSDGVAKPWLDELKANLP from the coding sequence GTGACCCATCCCTTTTATTCGCTCCACCGCCAGGGAATGATCCGCGCCGGCGTTTGCACGCCGATCGCGACCGCGGGCGATCCCGCCGCCAATGCCGAAGCGACCATCGCCCTGGTAAGGCAAGGCGATGCCGAAGGCGCCGACCTGCTGGTCTTCCCCGAGCTCAACGTCACTTCTTACGCCATCGATGACCTGCATCTGCAGGGCGCGATCCTCGACGCCACCGAAGCGGGCGTCGCGGCGATCGTCGCGGCGAGCACGGATCTCAAACCGGTGCTGCTGGTCGGCGCCGCGCTGCGCCGCAACGGCCGTATCTATAATTGCGCGCTCGCCATCGCTCGCGGCCGCATCCTCGGCGTGGTGCCCAAGACCTATTTGCCCAATTACCGCGAATATTATGAGAAGCGCTGGTTCGCGAGCGGCGCCGGGCTGGCCGGGCTTGAGATCACTGTCGCCGGGCAGACCGCCCCCTTCGGCGCAGACCTGATCTTCGCCGCTGGCGACCTCGACGACTTCGTCTTCCATATCGAGATTTGCGAGGATTATTGGGCGCCCCTGCCCCCCTCCACCCAGGGCGCGCTCGCCGGGGCGCTGGTGCTGTGCAACCTTTCCGCCTCCAATATCGTCATCGGCAAGAGCCGCGAGCGGCGGATGCTGTGCGCGGCGCAATCGGCGCGTGCCGTCGCCGCCTATGTCTATTCGGCATCGGGTCCGGGCGAGAGTACGACCGATCTGGCCTGGGACGGCGAAGGACTGATCTATGAGCTGGGCGAATTGCTGGCGGCCAGCGACCGCTTCGACCTCGTCACGGAGATCGAATATGCCGATCTCGATCTCGAACGGCTTCGTCTGGAACGCGCGCGGATGGGCACGTTCAACGATTGCGCCGCCGCCAACGGCCATCCCGAGACGCGCTTCCGCCGGATACGCTTCGACCACCAGCCCGATTTCGCCGACCGCGGGCTGATCCGCGCACTGCGCCGCTTCCCGTTCGTGCCCAATACGCCGGAGAAGCTTGAGGCGGATTGCTATGAGGCCTTCAACATCCAGGTCGAGGGGCTGCGCAAGCGCATCGTCTCGACCGGCACGAAGCATATCGTCATCGGCGTCTCGGGTGGGCTCGATTCCACCCATGCGCTGATCGTCGCCGCCCGGGCGATGGACCGGCTCGGCCGCCCGCGCACCGACATTCTCGGCTACACCATGCCCGGCTTCGCCACCGGCGATGCCACCAGATCCAACGCCTGGAAGCTGATGGACGCGCTCGGCGTCACCGGCGCGGAAATCGACATCACCCCCGCCGCCCGCCAGATGCTCGCCGACATGGGCCACCCCTTCGCACGCGGAGAAAAGGTCTACGACGTCACCTTCGAGAACGTTCAGGCGGGTCTGCGCACCGATTATCTGTTCCGCCTCGCCAACCAGCACGAGGGCTTCGTCCTCGGCACCGGCGATCTTTCCGAACTCGCGCTTGGCTGGTGCACCTATGGCGTCGGCGATCATATGAGCCATTACGGCGTCAACGCCGGCGTGCCCAAGACGCTGATCCAGTATCTGATCCGCTGGACGCTCGCGACCGGCCAGTTCACCGGTCAAGCCGCCGATACGATCCGCGCGATCCTCGATACCGAGATTTCGCCCGAGCTCGTCCCCGCCGATGCCGATGGCAAGATGCAGAGCACGCAGGACCGCATCGGCCCCTATGAGCTGCACGATTTCTTCCTGCATTACACGATCCGCCACGGCCTGCGCCCGTCCAAGATCGCGTTCCTGGCGTGGCACGCGTGGCAGGATGCCCAGGCGGGCCAATGGCCGCTCGGCTTCCCCGAGGATGGCCGCCACGCCTATGATCTGGCGACTATCGCCAAATGGCTTGAGACCTTCCTGTTCCGCTTCTTCCAGACCAGCCAGTTCAAGCGTTCGGCGCTGCCCAACGGCCCCAAGGTCTCGCCGGGCGGAGCGGTAAGCCCGCGCGGCGACTGGCGCGCCCCATCGGACGGCGTCGCCAAGCCCTGGCTCGACGAGCTCAAGGCCAACCTGCCCTGA
- a CDS encoding alginate export family protein produces the protein MRYAPALLAGLAAIGTAQAQDVTVKPSADVRLRYEHADQGGLAREADALTLRVRPGVTLTSGEWSVLVEGEGTLPLVEKYNDGTNGKVAYPLVLDPENVELNRAQIRYASKDGLAFTAGRQRIELADQRFVGSAGWRQNEQTYDAVRVQIGKPMGLSADITYAWNDLTVNGRNGTGARQRAVRGDNIFALLGYGTKAGTLTGFAYLVDQDEAAVQGFRMSSQTWGVRFAGAQPIGKGVKLGYVASWARQSDYHRNPNRFSANYWLGELSVAAKGFTGTAGYEVLGADKGVALTSVQTPLASYFRFNGWVGKFGTTPPNGLHDLYGGATYGWKKVLGVDAVTLSATYHRFDSDRLGQHYGDEIDLLASVKRGRATVSARYAHYKAGTFATDTDKAWLQLDWSL, from the coding sequence ATGCGATATGCGCCGGCATTGCTGGCGGGGCTGGCAGCTATCGGCACCGCGCAGGCTCAGGACGTCACCGTGAAGCCCAGTGCCGATGTGCGGCTGCGCTACGAACATGCCGATCAGGGTGGACTGGCCCGCGAGGCCGATGCGCTGACGCTGCGCGTGCGCCCCGGCGTGACGCTCACCAGTGGCGAATGGTCGGTGCTGGTCGAAGGGGAGGGCACGCTCCCGCTGGTCGAGAAGTATAATGACGGGACCAACGGCAAGGTGGCGTACCCGCTGGTCTTGGACCCTGAGAATGTGGAGCTGAACCGCGCCCAGATCCGCTATGCGAGCAAGGACGGTCTCGCCTTCACGGCAGGGCGTCAGCGGATCGAGCTGGCCGACCAGCGCTTCGTCGGCTCGGCAGGATGGCGGCAGAACGAGCAGACCTATGACGCGGTGCGCGTGCAGATCGGCAAGCCGATGGGGCTCAGCGCGGACATCACCTATGCCTGGAACGACCTGACCGTGAATGGCCGCAACGGCACCGGCGCGCGGCAGCGGGCGGTGCGCGGCGACAATATCTTTGCGCTGTTGGGGTACGGGACCAAGGCTGGCACGCTGACCGGTTTCGCCTATCTGGTCGATCAGGATGAAGCGGCGGTGCAGGGGTTTCGGATGTCGAGCCAGACCTGGGGCGTGCGCTTCGCGGGTGCGCAGCCGATCGGCAAGGGCGTGAAGCTCGGCTATGTTGCCAGCTGGGCGCGGCAGAGCGACTATCACCGCAATCCGAACCGGTTTTCCGCCAACTATTGGCTGGGCGAGCTGAGTGTGGCTGCCAAGGGCTTTACCGGTACTGCGGGCTATGAGGTGCTTGGCGCGGATAAGGGCGTGGCGCTGACCAGCGTGCAGACGCCGCTGGCTTCCTATTTCCGGTTCAATGGCTGGGTGGGGAAGTTTGGGACGACGCCGCCGAACGGCCTGCATGATCTGTACGGGGGCGCGACCTATGGCTGGAAGAAGGTGCTGGGGGTGGATGCGGTGACGCTATCCGCCACCTATCACCGCTTCGACAGCGACCGGCTGGGCCAGCATTATGGCGACGAGATAGACCTGTTGGCGAGCGTCAAGCGGGGCCGGGCGACGGTTTCGGCGCGCTATGCGCATTACAAGGCGGGTACGTTCGCGACGGATACCGACAAGGCCTGGCTGCAGCTGGATTGGTCGCTGTGA
- a CDS encoding MFS transporter: MVASARSTQTMAAFAAVTTLFFAWGFITSLVDPLVAAVKGIFTLTDLQAQASAFAFFFAYFVVSFPAAALVSRIRAVPAIITALVMMIAGCLIMLAAANAANYWLVLAGLFVLASGITILQVAANPLAAALGDPKLSHFRLVLSQTFNSVGTFLGPLLGAHLFLAGVEVKEGTVVTEAVREQALAGIDQAYFWICGLIAALALFFWFSRRVVNSAAPVAPEGSQQGFAGLVSSAFSSKWTMLGGLAIFLYVGAEVAIGTQMALFLNGDSVWGHSDAPFGVPLLGTLMGSDGVPGVSLQEAGKAVAFYWGGAMIGRFIGSGLLTIVRADRLLALFTAVAAAMCLYVFAIGGVTGGFVALAIGLFNSIMFPVIFTLTLERSTASAEATSGMLCTAIVGGAVMPLLVGAVSDGHGYAFAMIVPALCYVVLCIFAVAAGRTPAIHAEGEIASIH, translated from the coding sequence ATGGTGGCATCCGCACGTTCGACACAGACGATGGCGGCGTTCGCCGCGGTCACGACCTTATTCTTCGCATGGGGGTTCATCACCTCGCTGGTCGATCCTCTGGTCGCCGCGGTCAAGGGCATCTTCACGCTCACCGACCTGCAGGCGCAGGCCAGCGCGTTCGCGTTCTTCTTCGCCTATTTCGTGGTGTCGTTCCCGGCGGCCGCGCTGGTTTCCAGGATCAGGGCGGTTCCGGCGATCATCACCGCGCTGGTGATGATGATCGCGGGCTGCCTGATCATGCTCGCCGCGGCCAATGCCGCCAATTACTGGCTGGTGCTGGCCGGGCTGTTCGTGCTGGCGAGCGGGATCACCATCCTGCAGGTCGCGGCCAATCCGCTGGCGGCGGCGCTGGGCGACCCGAAACTCAGCCATTTCCGCCTGGTGCTCAGCCAGACCTTCAACTCGGTCGGCACCTTCCTCGGCCCGCTGCTCGGCGCGCACCTGTTCCTGGCGGGTGTCGAAGTGAAGGAAGGCACGGTCGTCACCGAGGCCGTGCGCGAACAGGCGCTGGCTGGGATCGACCAGGCCTATTTCTGGATCTGCGGGTTGATCGCGGCGCTGGCGCTGTTCTTCTGGTTCAGCCGCCGCGTGGTCAACAGTGCCGCGCCGGTCGCGCCCGAAGGCTCGCAACAGGGTTTCGCCGGGCTCGTCTCCTCGGCCTTCTCTTCGAAATGGACGATGCTCGGTGGGCTCGCGATCTTCCTCTATGTCGGCGCCGAAGTCGCGATCGGCACGCAGATGGCGCTGTTCCTCAACGGTGACAGCGTGTGGGGGCATTCCGACGCGCCGTTCGGCGTGCCGCTGCTCGGCACATTGATGGGCAGCGACGGCGTGCCGGGTGTCTCGCTTCAGGAGGCGGGCAAGGCGGTCGCGTTCTATTGGGGCGGGGCGATGATCGGCCGCTTCATCGGTTCCGGCCTGCTGACCATCGTCCGCGCCGACCGGCTGCTGGCGCTGTTCACCGCCGTCGCGGCGGCGATGTGCCTTTATGTGTTCGCGATTGGCGGGGTTACCGGTGGCTTCGTCGCGCTGGCGATCGGTCTGTTCAATTCGATCATGTTCCCGGTGATCTTCACGCTGACGCTCGAGCGCTCGACCGCCAGCGCCGAGGCGACTTCGGGCATGCTTTGCACCGCCATCGTCGGCGGCGCCGTGATGCCGCTGCTGGTCGGCGCGGTGTCGGACGGGCATGGCTATGCCTTCGCGATGATCGTGCCGGCGCTGTGTTACGTGGTGCTGTGCATCTTCGCGGTGGCGGCGGGACGCACGCCGGCGATCCACGCCGAGGGCGAGATCGCTTCGATCCACTGA
- a CDS encoding type II toxin-antitoxin system Phd/YefM family antitoxin: MKIVSSREFNQDVSSAKRFARSEPVFVTDRGRPTHVLLSIDAFRQLSGHSESMVDLLAMPDAGDMELDAARSGAAWDRVPEHR, from the coding sequence ATGAAGATCGTCAGCAGCCGCGAATTCAATCAGGATGTGAGCAGTGCCAAGCGATTCGCGCGCTCCGAACCGGTGTTCGTGACCGATCGCGGCCGGCCGACGCATGTGCTGCTGAGCATCGACGCCTTTCGCCAGTTGTCCGGTCATAGCGAAAGCATGGTCGATCTGCTGGCGATGCCCGATGCCGGCGATATGGAGCTCGATGCCGCCCGCTCCGGCGCCGCCTGGGATCGCGTGCCGGAGCATCGCTGA
- a CDS encoding oxidoreductase: protein MPTPRTFSPIRTGLIGYGLGGLAFHAPLIDAVPELELAAVATSRTDQVHARYPRVAVTTAETLIADPGIALVAISTPNDSHHPLARAALLAGKHVVIDKPFTNTVAEAEELDALAKERGLVLSVFHNRRWDGDFLTVQKLLASGVLGEVVNAELRWDRFRPEVTAAWRDIPEAGSGILADLGPHLIDQALLLFGVPEALGADIAVQRMDARTDDYFEIIFSYGSRRVTLSAGRLFARARPRFSLHGTEASFVKYGLDPQEPMMKAGGKPGEHVEDPALYGVITRGDGSEETVPTPKGDYRAFYSGVAQAITGGGEPPVTAADAILGLRIMDLARQSSREGRRIDL, encoded by the coding sequence ATGCCGACTCCGCGCACATTCTCGCCGATCCGCACGGGCTTGATCGGCTATGGCCTGGGCGGCCTCGCATTCCACGCGCCGCTGATCGACGCGGTGCCCGAGCTGGAACTGGCGGCGGTCGCCACTTCACGGACGGATCAGGTGCACGCGCGTTACCCCAGGGTTGCCGTCACCACCGCCGAGACGCTGATCGCCGATCCGGGAATTGCGCTGGTCGCGATCTCTACGCCCAATGACAGCCATCATCCCCTCGCCAGGGCGGCATTGCTGGCCGGCAAGCATGTCGTGATCGACAAGCCGTTCACCAACACCGTTGCCGAGGCCGAGGAACTTGATGCGCTGGCGAAGGAGCGCGGGCTGGTTCTCAGCGTGTTTCACAATCGCCGCTGGGACGGGGATTTCCTGACGGTCCAGAAGCTGCTGGCGAGCGGTGTGCTGGGCGAGGTGGTGAACGCGGAGCTGCGCTGGGACCGCTTCCGTCCCGAAGTCACCGCCGCCTGGCGCGACATACCCGAGGCGGGATCGGGCATTCTTGCCGACCTTGGGCCGCATCTGATCGATCAGGCGCTGCTACTGTTCGGCGTGCCCGAAGCGCTGGGCGCCGATATCGCTGTCCAGCGCATGGACGCGCGTACCGACGACTATTTCGAGATCATTTTCTCTTACGGCAGCCGCCGGGTGACGCTCTCGGCCGGGCGCTTGTTCGCCAGGGCGCGGCCGCGCTTTTCGTTACATGGCACCGAAGCCAGCTTCGTCAAATATGGCCTCGATCCGCAGGAGCCGATGATGAAGGCGGGCGGCAAGCCGGGCGAGCATGTCGAGGATCCCGCGCTCTATGGCGTGATCACGCGCGGGGATGGATCGGAAGAGACGGTGCCGACGCCGAAGGGGGACTATCGCGCTTTCTATTCAGGCGTGGCGCAGGCGATCACGGGCGGCGGCGAGCCGCCGGTCACCGCCGCCGATGCGATCCTCGGGCTGCGTATCATGGATCTCGCCCGGCAGAGTTCGCGCGAGGGGCGGCGGATCGATTTATAG